One genomic segment of Aquipluma nitroreducens includes these proteins:
- a CDS encoding HlyD family secretion protein: MNKTRNFIIGLFFTALLIFLLYTTWLITRPLPLEVQGEIEATQFKVASKIPGRIDTIAVKRGQQVTKGDFLFSISSPEIDAKLLQVTALRNAAQAQSLKAQNGAQAEDISAAYNLYVKAEAAARLYEKTFTRVDNLYKDGVVSEQKRDEAETQSKAGRETANAAKSQWEKAVKGARFEDKRSAQELVNQAEGGIKEVEAYLAETQVKAQASGEVATIISEQGELVPTGYPVITLVDLKDSWATLYIREDLMTDVRMGSEIKAIIPALGNKEVVLKVNYISPLADFATWTATKSSGGFDMKSFEIHAVPSTSIEGLRPGMSVLVNWKQFKK, translated from the coding sequence ATGAACAAGACAAGAAATTTTATTATCGGCCTGTTTTTCACCGCCTTGCTGATTTTTCTACTTTATACCACATGGTTGATTACCCGTCCGCTACCGCTCGAAGTGCAGGGTGAAATTGAAGCTACGCAGTTCAAGGTTGCCTCCAAAATTCCCGGGCGGATCGACACCATTGCTGTGAAACGTGGTCAGCAAGTAACCAAAGGCGATTTCCTGTTTTCGATCAGTAGTCCGGAAATAGATGCTAAATTGTTGCAGGTAACAGCACTCCGGAATGCAGCTCAGGCACAGAGCCTGAAGGCGCAGAACGGAGCTCAGGCTGAGGATATTTCGGCTGCTTATAACCTGTATGTGAAAGCCGAAGCCGCAGCCAGACTTTACGAAAAGACATTTACACGGGTCGATAATTTGTATAAAGATGGAGTTGTTTCGGAACAGAAGAGAGACGAAGCCGAAACGCAAAGTAAAGCTGGCCGTGAAACGGCTAATGCCGCCAAATCGCAATGGGAAAAAGCGGTGAAAGGCGCCCGATTCGAAGATAAACGCTCGGCACAGGAACTGGTGAACCAGGCTGAGGGCGGAATTAAGGAAGTGGAAGCTTACCTGGCCGAAACTCAGGTGAAAGCTCAGGCTTCGGGTGAGGTGGCCACCATTATTTCTGAACAGGGTGAACTGGTTCCAACCGGTTATCCGGTAATCACGCTGGTTGACCTGAAAGATAGCTGGGCAACACTTTACATCCGCGAAGATTTGATGACCGATGTTCGCATGGGTAGCGAAATAAAAGCGATTATTCCGGCATTGGGGAATAAAGAAGTGGTACTGAAAGTGAATTACATCAGTCCGCTGGCCGATTTCGCCACCTGGACCGCCACTAAAAGTTCCGGAGGTTTCGATATGAAATCGTTTGAAATACATGCAGTACCATCGACTTCCATCGAAGGGCTTCGTCCCGGTATGAGCGTTTTGGTAAACTGGAAACAGTTTAAAAAATAG
- a CDS encoding ABC transporter permease, giving the protein MKKKQNRTLNSVAHSESFFRENPFFKVFLREIDRMSGSTIYLFTTLIGPLISFVILLSIFAEGVPRNLPVGIVDLDNTVLSRKIAMWIDATPEAEIAMHFPNQEEAYQQMAEGKLEAIVVIPDGTEKNIMKGNSEKISVFINNTNILKGGYLQKGIYKSLATLSGGIKLQFAMKSGLPERQAKAKVQPVRLQQHILFNPFGNYSYFLLTALLPLMVVVFTLLSNVFAVGTEVREGTGPDWLEHANGSIIVGLAGKLLPYTILLTVDAVVMNVVLFMRMGTPLQGSFAFIMLGEIMMIVTYQLLAVLLISVTANLRLGLSLASAYAMMALTFSGLTFPQFAMPAIARGFSYLFPFTQWVKIFISQAIRGEAIVHALIPMAIFVLFILVSVSSLPRLKKVLRTEKYWGKV; this is encoded by the coding sequence ATGAAGAAGAAACAAAATAGAACACTAAATTCGGTTGCACACAGCGAGTCGTTTTTCAGGGAAAACCCATTTTTCAAGGTTTTTCTGCGCGAAATCGACCGGATGTCGGGTTCGACCATTTATCTGTTTACAACACTGATTGGCCCGCTCATCTCGTTTGTAATTCTGCTGTCGATCTTTGCAGAGGGGGTTCCCCGTAACCTTCCGGTTGGCATTGTCGATTTGGACAACACCGTTTTGTCGCGGAAAATTGCGATGTGGATTGATGCCACTCCTGAAGCTGAAATCGCGATGCACTTCCCCAATCAGGAAGAAGCCTACCAACAGATGGCTGAAGGAAAGCTGGAAGCAATTGTGGTTATTCCGGATGGAACTGAAAAAAATATAATGAAAGGGAACAGCGAGAAAATTTCGGTGTTCATTAACAATACCAATATTCTGAAGGGCGGATACCTTCAAAAGGGAATCTACAAATCGCTGGCAACACTTTCAGGAGGAATAAAATTGCAATTCGCCATGAAAAGTGGTTTGCCCGAAAGACAAGCTAAAGCAAAAGTCCAGCCCGTGAGGCTTCAACAGCACATTCTGTTTAATCCCTTCGGAAATTATTCCTATTTCCTGCTGACTGCGCTTCTTCCGCTAATGGTGGTCGTTTTTACTTTATTATCCAACGTATTTGCTGTGGGTACCGAAGTGCGCGAAGGCACAGGACCCGATTGGCTTGAACATGCCAACGGAAGTATTATTGTTGGACTGGCCGGAAAACTTTTGCCATACACGATTTTACTTACAGTTGATGCGGTTGTAATGAATGTAGTTTTATTTATGCGGATGGGAACACCACTTCAGGGAAGTTTTGCCTTTATTATGCTGGGCGAGATCATGATGATTGTTACTTACCAGTTGCTGGCGGTATTGTTGATTTCGGTCACTGCAAATTTGCGTCTTGGTTTGTCGTTGGCAAGCGCCTACGCCATGATGGCTTTGACTTTCTCGGGACTGACTTTTCCACAATTTGCGATGCCAGCAATTGCCAGAGGTTTTTCGTATCTGTTCCCGTTTACCCAATGGGTAAAAATTTTTATTTCGCAGGCTATTCGGGGAGAGGCAATTGTTCATGCACTTATTCCGATGGCGATATTTGTGCTTTTTATCCTGGTTTCGGTTAGTTCTTTGCCGCGCCTGAAGAAGGTTTTGAGGACTGAAAAATATTGGGGGAAAGTGTGA
- a CDS encoding ABC transporter permease has translation MFKKIHKGIEMTGQFFRNEFRDIRKDSGAILILVGALMIYPIVYAIAYKSEVVRELKTTIVDLDRTTTSHQLIKMLEGAEQIEINRVAASLDEARNDFFEGNSGGIVVIPQNFEKDILNGKQSNVSVFADGSYFLIYRQLLGGSVKAVGTFSAGVEIKKLMMEGKTYNQASQLRDPLVADLHFWFNPASGYGSFVMPGIIIIILQQTLLIGIGMVGGTGKEKKRDSFLVPVALKKGGVLPILFGKSLSYLAIYAVNCVFTMIWIHSWFNYPNQGSYLTVLILTLPFLLSVIFMGITVSVLFKRRESSITFMVFLSPIVVFLSGLSWPASSISPIVYNLAHLFPSTIMIPAYMRVRTMGVGLHEIRHEYWQMLILMGFYFCTAALALYFSALHNSKKALKASSDL, from the coding sequence ATGTTCAAGAAAATACACAAAGGCATTGAAATGACGGGACAGTTTTTCCGTAACGAATTCAGGGACATCCGAAAAGACAGCGGTGCGATCCTGATTTTGGTTGGTGCGCTGATGATTTACCCGATTGTTTATGCCATTGCCTATAAAAGCGAAGTGGTTCGCGAACTGAAAACCACTATCGTCGATTTGGATCGCACAACGACTAGTCATCAGTTGATTAAAATGCTTGAAGGTGCTGAACAGATTGAAATCAACCGGGTAGCTGCCAGTTTAGATGAAGCCAGAAATGATTTTTTTGAAGGAAATTCAGGAGGGATAGTTGTTATCCCTCAAAACTTTGAAAAAGACATCCTGAATGGGAAACAATCGAATGTTTCGGTGTTTGCCGATGGAAGTTATTTCCTGATCTACCGCCAATTGCTTGGGGGTTCGGTTAAAGCGGTTGGAACTTTTTCTGCTGGTGTCGAAATTAAAAAGCTGATGATGGAAGGAAAAACATACAATCAGGCGTCACAATTACGCGATCCGCTGGTTGCAGACTTGCATTTTTGGTTTAATCCGGCTTCAGGATATGGTTCGTTTGTAATGCCGGGCATCATCATCATTATCCTTCAGCAAACATTACTGATTGGAATCGGGATGGTTGGAGGTACGGGCAAAGAGAAAAAACGCGATAGCTTTCTGGTTCCGGTAGCGTTGAAAAAGGGTGGTGTTCTTCCGATCCTGTTTGGGAAATCATTATCGTACCTCGCCATTTATGCTGTTAACTGTGTTTTTACAATGATTTGGATCCATTCGTGGTTCAATTATCCCAATCAAGGCAGTTACCTCACCGTTCTGATACTGACCTTGCCGTTTTTGTTATCGGTTATTTTTATGGGAATTACGGTTTCGGTTCTGTTCAAGCGCCGCGAATCGTCGATTACGTTTATGGTCTTTCTTTCGCCTATCGTTGTTTTCCTGAGCGGACTTTCATGGCCAGCGTCTTCTATTTCTCCGATTGTCTATAATCTGGCTCATTTGTTTCCATCAACCATTATGATTCCGGCATATATGCGTGTACGAACCATGGGCGTTGGCTTGCACGAAATCCGGCACGAGTATTGGCAAATGCTTATCCTGATGGGGTTTTATTTTTGCACGGCGGCTTTGGCTCTGTATTTTTCGGCTTTGCACAATTCAAAAAAAGCATTGAAAGCAAGCTCAGATTTGTAA
- a CDS encoding YiiX/YebB-like N1pC/P60 family cysteine hydrolase, with the protein MSKLILAINFIIIAGLFASAQPASKIKLQSGDLLFREKSSENISEAIDKVTQTSGETHFSHVGLVEVTDTGIVALHAYPEGGTCIVSLSEFLHPKGDSVKVVAYRLKSEWQKAVPSAIQKAHSMLGKPYNFSYIMSDTAHYCSEFVYLTFVADSVFKLEPMTFKDPETGSFPKAWVEYYQKMGIEIPEGQPGCNPNGLAASEKLERLGRIR; encoded by the coding sequence ATGAGCAAATTAATTTTGGCAATCAACTTTATAATTATTGCCGGACTTTTCGCCAGCGCCCAACCAGCGTCCAAAATCAAACTCCAATCAGGCGATCTGTTGTTTCGTGAAAAGTCATCTGAAAACATTTCGGAAGCGATCGATAAGGTAACCCAAACTTCCGGAGAAACCCATTTTTCGCATGTTGGGTTGGTTGAAGTAACCGATACAGGAATTGTTGCATTGCATGCTTACCCAGAAGGAGGAACCTGCATCGTTTCGCTCAGCGAATTTCTGCATCCCAAAGGTGATTCGGTGAAAGTTGTTGCTTACCGGCTGAAAAGTGAATGGCAAAAAGCGGTTCCCTCTGCCATCCAAAAAGCGCACTCCATGCTGGGTAAACCCTACAATTTCAGCTACATCATGTCAGACACCGCTCACTATTGTTCGGAGTTTGTGTATCTGACTTTTGTTGCCGATTCGGTTTTCAAGCTTGAACCAATGACTTTTAAAGACCCGGAAACCGGGAGCTTTCCTAAAGCATGGGTTGAATACTATCAGAAAATGGGAATTGAAATTCCGGAAGGCCAACCGGGCTGCAATCCCAATGGATTGGCGGCTTCAGAAAAATTGGAAAGATTAGGAAGGATACGATGA
- a CDS encoding ABC transporter ATP-binding protein, giving the protein MIQIQNLIKAYNKEIVLNIPELTIEKGEIFGLVGNNGAGKTTMFNIVLDLITASKGQVVSKGIVVRESEDWKDFTGAFIDESFLIGYLTAEEYFAFIAGLRRMSKTETADFLNGFADFFNGEILGKKKFIRDLSKGNQKKVGIVAALMGKPEIVVLDEPFANLDPSSQYKLRKLIKDFANANGTTFLISDHTLENIADVSTRLIILEKGKIVRDVPKTETTLQEVEAFFKPVVEADVF; this is encoded by the coding sequence ATGATACAGATACAAAACCTCATAAAAGCATATAATAAAGAAATAGTCCTGAATATTCCTGAACTGACCATCGAAAAAGGCGAAATTTTCGGGCTGGTTGGAAACAATGGCGCCGGAAAAACCACCATGTTCAATATTGTGCTTGACCTGATTACCGCCAGCAAAGGGCAGGTTGTGAGCAAAGGTATCGTGGTGCGCGAATCGGAAGACTGGAAAGACTTTACCGGTGCGTTTATCGACGAATCGTTCCTGATTGGCTACCTAACCGCTGAAGAATATTTTGCGTTTATAGCGGGATTACGCAGAATGAGTAAAACCGAAACGGCTGATTTCCTGAATGGATTTGCCGACTTTTTCAATGGCGAAATTCTGGGCAAGAAAAAGTTTATCCGCGACCTCTCGAAAGGGAACCAGAAGAAAGTGGGCATCGTGGCTGCATTGATGGGCAAACCCGAAATCGTGGTTCTGGATGAGCCTTTTGCTAACCTCGACCCGAGCTCGCAATACAAACTCCGGAAGCTGATTAAGGATTTCGCGAACGCGAACGGAACCACATTCCTGATTTCGGACCACACGCTCGAAAACATTGCCGATGTTTCTACCCGGTTAATTATCCTCGAAAAAGGCAAAATTGTTCGCGACGTTCCAAAGACTGAAACCACGCTTCAAGAAGTTGAAGCATTTTTTAAACCGGTGGTTGAAGCGGATGTGTTTTAG
- a CDS encoding DUF5687 family protein, protein MNQNLFSLAWRETVRSAYWGKSLATSIALGFLALYFSANFLILGLFIPKILAESFPNDEPVSKFNSIVLAYFAIDLIVRQLMQKLPTVSFKPLLLQSIRRKTIAKYLLTRSLLNFFNVLPFFLLVPVTIKLVAGTHSVMATAAWFLSLFILIFSNHFLAIYLKWRFNEAEYGFFILLGALAGLFAINHFGIVDLSGGMGKLLDLILIYPAISILFILLPVLFYFLNVRFLLSRMFVNLISGKQKEEKISDYSWLDRLGENGRFIALELKLIWRNKRPRSVAMMTLIMLFYGLLVYKDQHGQPPPEFIFILGGIILVGMFSISYGQFFPAWHSNYFSMLMCQRLTMKQFLKSFYMLVTVISVTCYFLTLPYALMYPKIIYTHLAMLLYNLGVNIPVMFWVGMYSKKRLDLSQSSAMNYQGVSATQWLGALPLMLGPISLFYLFKLALGTVGGYAALGTLGFIGILFHSVIINFFSKQYRKQKHQLIRNYKNS, encoded by the coding sequence ATGAATCAAAACCTTTTTTCACTCGCATGGCGCGAAACAGTCCGATCGGCCTACTGGGGCAAAAGCCTGGCAACCTCAATTGCACTTGGATTTCTGGCCTTGTATTTCTCTGCCAATTTCCTGATTCTGGGACTTTTTATCCCAAAAATATTGGCCGAAAGTTTTCCCAACGACGAGCCTGTAAGCAAATTCAACAGTATCGTTTTGGCCTATTTTGCCATCGACCTCATCGTTCGTCAGTTGATGCAAAAATTGCCAACGGTTAGTTTTAAACCCTTGTTGTTGCAGAGTATTCGCCGCAAAACAATTGCCAAATACCTGCTGACTCGCTCGCTGCTCAATTTTTTCAATGTGCTTCCGTTCTTCCTTCTGGTACCGGTCACCATTAAATTAGTTGCCGGTACACATTCAGTAATGGCCACAGCCGCGTGGTTTCTTTCCCTATTTATACTGATTTTCAGCAATCACTTTCTGGCCATCTACCTGAAATGGCGGTTCAACGAAGCCGAATATGGGTTCTTTATTTTACTCGGAGCATTAGCCGGTTTGTTTGCCATCAATCATTTTGGGATTGTCGATCTTTCAGGAGGAATGGGAAAACTACTCGACCTGATTCTGATTTATCCGGCAATTTCCATCCTATTCATTTTGCTTCCGGTGCTGTTCTATTTTCTGAATGTCAGGTTTTTGCTCAGCCGCATGTTTGTTAACCTGATTTCGGGGAAGCAAAAAGAAGAAAAGATCAGCGATTATTCGTGGCTCGATCGCCTGGGCGAAAATGGCCGATTTATCGCGCTTGAACTGAAGCTGATCTGGCGTAACAAACGTCCTCGTTCCGTAGCCATGATGACCTTAATTATGCTGTTCTACGGATTGCTGGTTTACAAAGATCAACATGGGCAGCCACCGCCCGAATTTATTTTCATATTGGGTGGAATTATTCTGGTAGGCATGTTTTCAATTTCGTACGGGCAATTTTTCCCAGCCTGGCACAGCAACTATTTTTCGATGCTCATGTGTCAGCGTTTAACCATGAAACAGTTCCTCAAATCGTTTTACATGTTGGTTACTGTAATTTCGGTAACTTGTTATTTTCTAACCCTTCCTTATGCACTGATGTATCCCAAAATCATTTACACGCATTTAGCCATGTTGCTTTATAATTTGGGCGTCAACATCCCGGTGATGTTTTGGGTGGGAATGTACAGCAAGAAACGGCTTGACCTGAGCCAATCGTCGGCCATGAATTATCAGGGCGTGAGCGCCACGCAATGGTTAGGTGCACTGCCACTGATGCTGGGCCCCATCTCACTGTTCTATTTGTTTAAACTGGCACTTGGAACCGTTGGTGGCTATGCTGCACTCGGAACACTTGGATTTATCGGAATCCTGTTCCATTCAGTCATCATCAATTTTTTCTCGAAGCAATACCGTAAACAAAAACATCAACTGATTAGAAACTACAAAAACTCGTAA